The DNA region TGTCCCTGTATTTTCCCCATCGCATTCCAGTCCGTTAAACCGTGGCGAACCAACCCTATCAGCATGATCTTCCTCCTCATCTATCTTTCATAGCATACGTTACCGTCTGACCCGATTTAGCCGCATCAGGAAATACATGGCCAGCCCCACACTCAGGAGCGACAGCAGCATCCAATACTGCGGCTCGGTAGGACTCATTCCAACCACGAACGGATCGATAATTCCGCTGTTGGTCTTCGGAATGTTGTAATCCTTGCCCGTCAGGCTCTGACCGGTATCTGCGATCCCCGTCGGGATAATCCCGGTTGCAACCGCCTCGGGTGCCGGTTTAGCCGGGCTTTCGATGACTGCAAAATAAATGAAGCTGCAAACGAACAGTGCCAAAAATCCGGCTATCCATAAGGTCAACCGCTTACGAAATACTCGGCTTACTGCCCGGCTCTTCGAGGTTTCCTCCACCAGCCAAGGAAAATCCCGATAAATCCGGTCCATGACGTTGCGGTTGATCCGTTCGCTATCGATTCCCGGAATATCCTCCTCTTCCAGAACATGAACCATGTTCAAACTCTGAAGCCACAATTCGTACTCCGCCGCGCACGCGCTGCAGGTATTTACATGCGCATTCAGCCGCTGTCGCCGCGGATCTTCGTCAGGCAAATCCCAGACACTTTCCATCAGCTCTCGGGCTTCTTGGCAATTCATTTGCTCCCCATCCCTCTCAGCTCTTCCATGACCGGTTCGTAGAAATAAGGCTCGAGCTGAATTTTGACACTGCCTCTGGCTCGAAACAGCAGGGATTTGACGGAGCTGACGCTTTGACCTAATATGTCTGCAATTTCCTGATAGTCCAGCTGATCGTACTCCCGGAGAATCAGCGCTGACCGCTGCTTCTCGGGTAAATTATTGATGGCTTCCCTTACCATATGTACGCGTTCGCTTCGTAAAATCGCCTGTTCGGGTGCGACCTCAATCGGAGCCACGGGAACGACCCCGCTCTCCTCCAGCGGCAGCGTACCGCTGCGATGCTTCCGGAGCTCGCTCAGCACCGTATTCCGCGCGATGGTATACAGCCATGTCGAGAACGATGCATCCACCTCGCGAAACGAATGCAGGCTGCGGAAAGCCTTATAGAATGTCTCGGAGCATAAATCCTCCGCCATCAGCTCCATATTGGAGCTCTTTAACATATGATAGACAAATGCCAATATTTTTCTCTGGTAACGACGCATAAGCTCCGAGTACAGCTCGGTATTGCCCTGCTTGATTTCTTGTATTAACTGGGAATCCGTCATATGATTTTTCGTTCCTCCTTCTCCCACCGGTGCCTCAACTTCCTTGAATGTCCAAGGAAACGATCAATTAGGATCTGTAAAAGTACCGTCAAACCATATATAGTTACGCCTCTTGGTGACTGACTATTCTATGTATTTGGCAATTTCCCCAAATCTTCTACACTAGCACTCTAGCATTATAGCACATATTGGAGAAAGAATCAGTTTTATGCCAGATTCCTTGGCATGTTCAGGAAATTGACAAAAAAAAACCGCCTTCATCTGAAGACGGCCGCACATAGTGCAATATTTTGGATAGGAGTGGAGAGAAACCATACTGTACTTTTATTATATGTATACGTTTTCATTTTGTCAATACAGTAAACGTATTTATTTGCGGTTGTTTTAAAAACAACCGCAACAGCTATTGATAAACGGGATGACCTTTCGATAACAGCAGCTCTTTCGCCCGTTCCTGATCCACTTCGTTCCGGAAGGACAGCCTCATAACGCCCGGCACATCTTCCCGGCTTTCGATGATTTGAATATTGCTCAGGTTGATGCTGTTGGCACCGAGCTCGGTCGCGATGCGGCCGATAATACCCGGGTGGTCAGGCACATCCAGATACAAGTCATACTGGGATACAATCATGCCTTTGCGTCTTTCCGGCAGCACGCTGCGGAACTCGCCCGCTCGGCGGAAAGCCTCTTCTATGGCAGCTCCGTTGCCCTCCTCCAGCATATCCATAAAGCGCTGAATCCCCTCATTCCAATCACGCAGCAGCGGCAGCATGACGTTCCGGTTATTCAGCAGGATATCCCGCCAAACGACCGGGTCGCTCGATGCAATCCGGGTAATATCGCGGAAGCCGCCGGCCGCCAGCGTGCGGTACAGCGCATTATCGTCGTTATAAGCGCTGATCTGGTTCACGAGCGCGACGGCAATGATATGAGGCAGATGACTGATGGCACCCACAATCTCATCATGAAGACGCGGCTCAACCCGTACGATATGCGCCCGGGTATGCGCCAGAAGGCGTGCAAGGGTATCCAGCTTCTCCTCCGGTACGTTATCCGCCGGGGTAAGCACATAATAGGCATTTTCGAACAGCAGCGTCGAAGCCGCCCCGACGCCGGAACGCTCCGAACCGGCCATCGGATGCCCGCCGATAAAGCAGGCATCCTTCAGCTCAAGCTGCGAGGCGCACTCGGCGATGCTTGCTTTCGTGCTTCCCACATCGGTTATGATACAGCCGGGCTTTAATTGAATCTCGTTCAACTGTTTCAGGTAATATTCAAGGCTGCCCACGGGAACGCAAAGGAAAATAACGTCTGCGTCCCGGGCTGCCTCCTCCACCGATAATGTAACATGGTCTACTACGCCTTTGGACCTCACCTGTTCGGCGTAAGCTTCGGTGTGCGCGTAGCCGGTAACGGTGATGCCCGGCTTCCCTTTAAAGCACAAGGCCAGCGATCCGCCGATCAAGCCGACACCAAATATGGATATATGCATGGTCATGTTCTCTCACTCGTTTCAAACTGCGATGTTTAGCTGATTATGGTGATTATGGTTGTTTCAAATCCGTTCCTTGATTGTTATACTACAGGGCTCACTTCGGCGATTACCTGCTCAAGCGCTCCGATAAAAGCATCGTTCTGCTCCTGCGACCCGACCGTTACCCGAATCCAATTCGGATACCGCTCAAATCCAGGGCGGATGATAATGCCTTTGCTGAGAAGAGACTGGAAGACATCCTTTCCGGATCTTCTCACATCGATCATGATGAAGTTGCCGTGTGCCGGGAAATACGACAGCCCGAGACGGTCTAATTCTCCTTGAAGGTACTTGATCCCTTCTTCATTCCGCTTGCGGCATTTGGCCACGAACGCCTGATCTTTCAGCGCTGCCTTGGCTGCTGCCTGCGCTAGACGTCCCGTATTGAACGGCTCCCGTACACGGTTGATTAGGGAGATCACCTCTTCTTGTGCAACCCCATACCCGATCCGCATCGCCGCCAGCCCGTAAATCTTGGAGAAGGTGCGGAGGATGACCAGATTCGGGTAGCGACCCATCAGCGGGATGCTGTTCGGGTACGAAGCATCGGTGACGTATTCGAAGTAAGCTTCATCGAGAACGACCATAATGTGCTCAGGAACGGCGTCCAGGAACTGAACAAGCTCCGCCTCCGAAACGATGGTGCCGGTCGGGTTGTTCGGATTGCATACCCAGATGATTTTGGTTTTATCCGTGATCGCGTCGAGCATGCCTTGGAGGTCGTGTTTTCCATCGACAAGCGGAACCTCGATGCTGACCGCACCTTCAATCTCGGCGTTTGTCTTATATACCGAGAACGTCTGGTCGGCCATGATCGTTTCGTCGCCCGGAACGAGGAATGCCCGGATAATGAGCGCGATGATCTCATCGGAGCCGCAGCCGAAAATAATCTGAGGGCTTGCAACGTTCAAATGCTCCGCCAGCGCAGCTGTCAATTCCGCTGCACTGCCGTCCGGATACAGGCTGAGCGTTTCCAGCTCCGCCGTGATCGCTTCTCTTGCAAGCGGCGAGCAGCCGTATGGATTTTCGTTCGAAGCCAGCTTGATCACGCGATCCAGCCCCAGCTCCTTCTTCACCTCTTCGATCGGTTTTCCCGGCTGGTAGACGGGAAGATCCACGATTTGCGCTTTTGGTTTCATTTGATATTCGCCTCACCTTTCATATCTATCTCTACAACTAATTCTTTAAACACCCTATCGGTCTAGGGCAAGCTTCGCTCCTTTTAATTGTGCCACAAATTGTCCGATTTGCGAAAGCCCTTGTCCGCGAGTCTCCTCGCGCTCCAGCAGCGGAATATTCGATTCGATCGTGCGGACGATGGCGCTGCCGACTACGACGCCGTCACAAATCTTGGAGAATCTGGCCACCTGCTCCCCTGTTGAAATGCCAAAGCCGATCGCGATCGGCACGCGGCTGTATTCCTTCACCGTCTCAAGGAAAGCCTCCACGCCGGAATAGAAATCCGTGCGCTCACCCGTTACTCCGAGCGAAGACACGCAATAAACGAATCCGGTTGCCTCCGAAAGGATGGTAGCGATCCGCTCATGGGAGGTCGGTGCCACTAACGGAATGAGGTGAACGCCAGCCGCTGCTGCACGGGTACGGATCTCCGCCGATTCCTCCACGGGCAGATCCGGTATGATCAGGCCGCTGATATCGTGCTTCAGCACTTCCTCAAAGAAGGTGTCCAGGCCCATCTGCAGCACCGGGTTATAATAAGTGAACAGGATGAAAGGTAATTGGCTGCCGCGTTCCCGAGCCTTTAGTGCGATGTCCATGCAGGTGCGGATCGTGACTTTGTTCTTGAGCGCCCGCTCGGAAGCCCGCTGGATCACCGGTCCGTCGGCCAGCGGATCCGAATACGGCACGCCCAGCTCAATGATGTCGGCGCCGGAGCTTTCGAGCTCGGCGATGATGTCCAGG from Paenibacillus ihbetae includes:
- a CDS encoding anti-sigma factor family protein: MNCQEARELMESVWDLPDEDPRRQRLNAHVNTCSACAAEYELWLQSLNMVHVLEEEDIPGIDSERINRNVMDRIYRDFPWLVEETSKSRAVSRVFRKRLTLWIAGFLALFVCSFIYFAVIESPAKPAPEAVATGIIPTGIADTGQSLTGKDYNIPKTNSGIIDPFVVGMSPTEPQYWMLLSLLSVGLAMYFLMRLNRVRR
- a CDS encoding RNA polymerase sigma factor produces the protein MTDSQLIQEIKQGNTELYSELMRRYQRKILAFVYHMLKSSNMELMAEDLCSETFYKAFRSLHSFREVDASFSTWLYTIARNTVLSELRKHRSGTLPLEESGVVPVAPIEVAPEQAILRSERVHMVREAINNLPEKQRSALILREYDQLDYQEIADILGQSVSSVKSLLFRARGSVKIQLEPYFYEPVMEELRGMGSK
- a CDS encoding prephenate dehydrogenase, which codes for MHISIFGVGLIGGSLALCFKGKPGITVTGYAHTEAYAEQVRSKGVVDHVTLSVEEAARDADVIFLCVPVGSLEYYLKQLNEIQLKPGCIITDVGSTKASIAECASQLELKDACFIGGHPMAGSERSGVGAASTLLFENAYYVLTPADNVPEEKLDTLARLLAHTRAHIVRVEPRLHDEIVGAISHLPHIIAVALVNQISAYNDDNALYRTLAAGGFRDITRIASSDPVVWRDILLNNRNVMLPLLRDWNEGIQRFMDMLEEGNGAAIEEAFRRAGEFRSVLPERRKGMIVSQYDLYLDVPDHPGIIGRIATELGANSINLSNIQIIESREDVPGVMRLSFRNEVDQERAKELLLSKGHPVYQ
- the hisC gene encoding histidinol-phosphate transaminase produces the protein MKPKAQIVDLPVYQPGKPIEEVKKELGLDRVIKLASNENPYGCSPLAREAITAELETLSLYPDGSAAELTAALAEHLNVASPQIIFGCGSDEIIALIIRAFLVPGDETIMADQTFSVYKTNAEIEGAVSIEVPLVDGKHDLQGMLDAITDKTKIIWVCNPNNPTGTIVSEAELVQFLDAVPEHIMVVLDEAYFEYVTDASYPNSIPLMGRYPNLVILRTFSKIYGLAAMRIGYGVAQEEVISLINRVREPFNTGRLAQAAAKAALKDQAFVAKCRKRNEEGIKYLQGELDRLGLSYFPAHGNFIMIDVRRSGKDVFQSLLSKGIIIRPGFERYPNWIRVTVGSQEQNDAFIGALEQVIAEVSPVV
- the trpA gene encoding tryptophan synthase subunit alpha — its product is MNRIDQTFETLKLHNKTALIPYLTVGDPDPETTLDIIAELESSGADIIELGVPYSDPLADGPVIQRASERALKNKVTIRTCMDIALKARERGSQLPFILFTYYNPVLQMGLDTFFEEVLKHDISGLIIPDLPVEESAEIRTRAAAAGVHLIPLVAPTSHERIATILSEATGFVYCVSSLGVTGERTDFYSGVEAFLETVKEYSRVPIAIGFGISTGEQVARFSKICDGVVVGSAIVRTIESNIPLLEREETRGQGLSQIGQFVAQLKGAKLALDR